One Miscanthus floridulus cultivar M001 chromosome 11, ASM1932011v1, whole genome shotgun sequence DNA window includes the following coding sequences:
- the LOC136493286 gene encoding BTB/POZ and TAZ domain-containing protein 2-like, which yields MALYAGLDALRASAADVRIVTSDGQTIAAHSYVLALASPVLERMIDRARCRGWDAAADCTVAVLGVPSDAVLAFLHLLYSSDAAVVLARSCRLVAPGTEELVAAHGPQLLALAHVYRVGWLKRAAEAAVSARLTADRAVDMLKLARLCDAPRLYTRCARLAAKDFAAIEASDGWRFARRHDPALELELLQLLEDADSRRARWARARASQEAYRQLGQAMGSLDRIFAATGGGTDDDAPSPSSAGPAGTCAGDGDDDATCQGLRLLMRHFATCARKVAPGGCARCKRMLQLFRLHASVCDRPEQDQPCRVPLCSHFTAKMQTEKADKTWRLLVKKVTMARAMAGFADRQVPEVVAMSWARYSTSSKWARN from the exons ATGGCGCTGTACGCGGGTCTCGACGCGCTCAGGGCGTCGGCGGCCGACGTGCGGATCGTCACGTCGGACGGCCAGACCATCGCCGCGCACTCCTACGTTCTT GCGTTGGCGTCGCCAGTGCTGGAGAGGATGATCGACAGGGCGCGCTGCCGCGGGTGGGATGCCGCCGCCGACTGCACCGTCGCCGTCCTCGGCGTCCCCTCCGACGCCGTCCTCGCCTTCCTCCACCTCCTCTACTCCTccgacgccgccgtcgtcctcgccCGAAGCTGCAGGCTGGTGGCGCCCGGGACGGAGGAGCTGGTGGCCGCGCACGGCCCGCAGCTGCTGGCGCTGGCGCACGTGTACCGCGTCGGGTGGCTGAAGCGCGCCGCCGAGGCCGCCGTGTCGGCGCGCCTCACCGCGGACCGCGCCGTGGACATGCTCAAGCTGGCAAGGCTCTGCGACGCGCCGCGGCTGTACACGCGGTGCGCGCGCCTGGCCGCCAAGGACTTCGCCGCCATCGAGGCGTCCGACGGGTGGCGCTTCGCGCGGCGCCACGACCCGGCGCTGGAGCTGGAGCTCCTCCAGCTGCTGGAGGACGCGGACAGCCGGCGCGCGcggtgggcgcgggcgcgggcgtcgCAGGAGGCCTACCGGCAGCTCGGCCAGGCCATGGGCTCCCTCGACCGCATCTTCGCCGCCACCGGCGGCGGCACCGACGATGACGCGCCGTCCCCGTCGTCCGCAGGCCCTGCTGGTACGTGCGCGGGGGACGGCGACGACGATGCCACGTGCCAGGGCCTGCGGCTGCTGATGCGGCACTTCGCGACATGCGCGCGCAAGGTCGCGCCGGGCGGCTGCGCGCGGTGCAAGCGCATGCTGCAGCTCTTCCGCCTCCACGCCTCCGTCTGCGACCGGCCGGAGCAGGACCAGCCGTGCCGCGTGCCGCTCTGCAG CCATTTCACGGCGAAAATGCAGACTGAGAAGGCGGACAAGACATGGCGGCTCCTGGTGAAGAAGGTGACGATGGCTAGAGCGATGGCCGGCTTCGCCGACAGGCAGGTGCCGGAGGTTGTGGCCATGTCATGGGCGAGGTACAGCACCAGCAGCAAATGGGCGCGAAACTGA